One genomic window of Vibrio mangrovi includes the following:
- a CDS encoding LysR family transcriptional regulator has translation MDLLDGLKAFVATAQTGSFTDAAERLGISNRLTSKYVAQLEERVGARLLQRTTRKVGLTPTGQELLAHAPVLLDQLDNLLGTVSEQSKGLSGLLRIAAPVTFGEMYINDMLARFAALHPALSIDLRLNDSHVDLATDGFDLAFRIGLPEVTTLKARKLGEITSVLVASPDYLANRGTPATPDELGEHTCIIDTNRKNSARWTFYQDQAEYPFTPPRHLMVNSARIARDWALHGHGIALCPNFVLQKDIEAGTLIPLLNDYSMKTHPLCAMYLSGNIMPRKVRALIDFAVDDFQQR, from the coding sequence ATGGATCTTCTTGATGGCTTAAAAGCCTTTGTTGCCACCGCACAGACCGGCTCCTTTACCGATGCAGCAGAACGTCTGGGAATTTCTAACCGCCTGACTTCTAAATATGTCGCCCAACTGGAAGAGCGCGTCGGAGCCAGACTATTGCAACGCACCACCCGCAAAGTCGGACTCACGCCAACCGGACAGGAATTACTGGCTCACGCCCCGGTATTACTGGATCAACTGGACAATTTGCTTGGAACGGTATCGGAACAGAGTAAAGGATTGAGTGGTTTGCTGCGCATTGCAGCACCGGTCACTTTCGGAGAAATGTATATCAACGACATGCTTGCCCGGTTTGCAGCGCTTCACCCGGCACTATCGATTGATCTGCGTTTAAACGACTCCCATGTCGATTTGGCTACCGATGGATTTGATCTCGCATTCAGGATTGGTTTGCCGGAGGTGACAACACTGAAGGCCCGTAAACTCGGAGAAATCACCAGTGTTCTGGTGGCATCACCCGATTATCTGGCGAACCGGGGAACACCGGCAACGCCGGATGAACTGGGAGAACATACCTGTATCATTGATACCAACAGAAAAAATTCAGCCCGCTGGACATTTTATCAAGATCAGGCCGAATATCCTTTCACACCACCAAGACATCTGATGGTCAATAGTGCCAGAATCGCCAGAGACTGGGCACTGCATGGGCATGGTATTGCCCTGTGCCCGAATTTCGTGTTGCAAAAAGATATCGAGGCAGGAACCCTGATTCCACTACTGAACGATTACAGCATGAAAACGCATCCGCTCTGCGCCATGTATTTGTCGGGTAACATCATGCCACGCAAAGTCCGCGCTCTGATTGACTTTGCTGTAGATGATTTTCAGCAGCGATAG
- a CDS encoding NADPH-dependent F420 reductase yields the protein MNIAIIGSGNIGSGLARTFGAIHQVAVASRDEQSAQALSAKLAQDGIQVQALPVATAVANADVVMLAIPYGAVAELATQANFSGKIIVDVTNPVKDDFSGISVGFSTSAAEEIQKIFADATVVKAFNTVFAQVYEQGLDFNGRQVPTYVAADDDAAKETVIAIASDAGFDAINAGPLTNARYIEPLGYLNIQFGYMLGFGTQIAPAWLSR from the coding sequence ATGAATATCGCAATTATTGGTTCAGGTAACATCGGTTCTGGTCTGGCTCGCACTTTCGGCGCAATCCATCAGGTTGCTGTGGCATCAAGAGATGAACAGAGCGCACAGGCACTTTCAGCCAAGCTGGCTCAGGATGGTATTCAGGTTCAGGCCCTGCCTGTTGCAACTGCTGTCGCAAATGCTGATGTTGTGATGCTGGCGATTCCTTACGGTGCAGTTGCTGAGTTAGCTACTCAAGCGAATTTCTCAGGAAAAATCATCGTTGATGTGACCAATCCGGTGAAAGATGATTTCTCAGGTATTTCGGTTGGATTCAGCACATCGGCTGCTGAAGAAATTCAGAAGATTTTTGCTGATGCAACGGTTGTAAAAGCATTTAACACTGTATTTGCACAGGTTTATGAACAAGGTCTTGATTTTAACGGCCGTCAGGTTCCGACTTATGTCGCAGCAGATGATGACGCAGCAAAAGAAACCGTCATTGCGATTGCCAGTGATGCCGGGTTTGATGCCATCAATGCCGGACCGCTGACCAATGCCCGTTATATCGAACCATTGGGTTATCTGAACATTCAGTTCGGTTACATGCTGGGCTTCGGTACTCAAATCGCTCCGGCCTGGTTATCCCGCTAA
- a CDS encoding helix-turn-helix transcriptional regulator, translated as MNIKTIGHWLGDSISSLPEDVRTTIQNHFTVVEHEHDISILSAPNLKVAFFYMKTSQQQNELIIALKICENLNKQLIIVHNNLFHQCAEWCHVIKAVIDLSKNHTQRQTDELLRSLSNSSNHHEPETIADIAPDITPAGHLSAEQEKSLFDILHYIDHNLDTSLREDDISAYFHYTPSYFSKLFRQATGIGFRDYVCRKRIERAQKLLQTHKENHISQIAYQCGYRDVSYFSRLFKKITGTTPSEYRQRFFSS; from the coding sequence ATGAATATCAAAACAATCGGGCACTGGTTGGGAGACAGTATCAGCAGTCTTCCAGAGGATGTCAGAACAACCATCCAGAATCATTTTACTGTGGTTGAGCACGAACATGATATTTCCATTCTGAGCGCGCCGAATCTGAAAGTTGCTTTTTTCTATATGAAGACAAGTCAGCAGCAAAATGAACTGATCATTGCGCTTAAGATATGTGAAAACCTCAACAAGCAGCTTATCATTGTGCACAATAACCTTTTCCATCAGTGTGCCGAATGGTGCCATGTCATCAAAGCGGTGATTGATTTATCGAAAAATCATACCCAGCGTCAGACCGATGAGCTGCTCCGCTCACTGAGCAATTCATCAAATCACCATGAACCGGAGACCATTGCTGATATTGCACCGGATATAACACCGGCGGGTCATCTCTCAGCGGAGCAGGAAAAGTCTCTCTTCGATATTCTGCATTATATCGACCACAACCTTGATACCTCACTGAGAGAAGACGACATTTCGGCTTACTTTCACTATACGCCCAGCTATTTCTCAAAATTGTTCCGTCAGGCAACCGGGATTGGTTTTCGCGACTATGTATGCAGAAAGCGGATAGAAAGGGCCCAGAAGTTACTCCAGACCCATAAAGAGAATCACATTTCACAAATTGCTTATCAGTGCGGATACCGGGATGTTTCCTACTTTTCACGTCTGTTTAAGAAAATCACCGGCACAACACCCAGCGAGTACCGTCAGAGATTCTTTTCATCCTGA
- a CDS encoding Hcp family type VI secretion system effector, with protein sequence MPTPCYISIEGETQGLITSGACTADSIGDSFVEGHEDEMMVQQFDHVVTVPTDPQSGQPAGQRVHKPFKFTVNLNKAVPLLYNALASGEKMSAVTLKWYRTSIEGKQENFFTTTLENATIVDIKCEMPHCQNPADSDYTQNLTVSMSYRKITWDHVNAGTSGADDWRKPIEA encoded by the coding sequence ATGCCAACTCCATGTTATATCTCAATCGAAGGTGAAACTCAGGGGCTAATCACGTCAGGCGCTTGCACAGCAGATTCTATCGGTGACTCTTTTGTTGAAGGTCACGAAGACGAAATGATGGTTCAACAGTTCGACCACGTTGTAACTGTTCCAACTGATCCTCAGTCTGGTCAGCCTGCTGGTCAGCGTGTTCACAAACCATTCAAATTCACTGTGAACCTGAACAAAGCTGTTCCTCTGCTATATAACGCACTGGCTTCAGGTGAAAAAATGTCTGCTGTAACGCTGAAGTGGTACCGCACTTCAATCGAAGGCAAACAAGAAAACTTCTTCACTACAACACTTGAAAACGCAACTATCGTTGATATCAAGTGTGAAATGCCACACTGCCAAAACCCAGCTGATTCTGACTACACTCAGAACCTGACTGTATCTATGTCTTACCGTAAGATCACTTGGGATCACGTTAACGCTGGTACTTCTGGTGCTGACGACTGGCGTAAACCAATCGAAGCTTAA
- a CDS encoding type VI secretion system Vgr family protein — MGTLNFRLVSGAGESLVVRDYQGHESISDSFDAQGNPVYGFRYQIELASRDSGISAEQLVDTAAVLEVIRNDEVVQQVHGIVRSFSRGDTGHHHTYYSLTLVPSLERLSLRHNSRIFQQKTVPEILAILLSEMNISDYAFSVKRECAPREFCVQYRETDLEFFHRLAAEEGLMYTFSHEAEKHTLIVTDNSAGFTQLNGTVPYNVLSGGVADTPYVSGISEEKQSEVTEVAFGEYSFKKPTYSFKQSALGSEMDYQLPNYQHYDAPGRYKDDASGKAFSQIRLEYLRRASHTASGKSNQAKLQAGVVFTLADHLDTAMNRSWLIVGIDHQGSQPQALEESGGSGATTYSNQFVAIPGENLWRMQPQPKPQVDGPMVATVVGPEGEEIYCDEHGRVKVSFPWDRYSNEDENSSCWVRVVQGWAGAQYGMMAIPRIGHEVIVTFLNGDPDQPIITGRTYHATHTPPYTLPDNKTKTVIRTQTHQGTGFNELSFEDQSGSEKIYLHGQKDYEALVENDSTTQIKHDRHLTVENDRYSHVQMNDHLSIDGEQRTGITQNLTLETDASLHQKVGEKTIFDSGSEVHLKAGNSVVLDAGNEITVKVGGSFVKVDAGGVHVVSGAINLNSGGSAGSGSGYGGQVATMPNVLTALTAPEEAQALDISASQTPASPEVYTLASPKNIQAEAFERVSMQNTPMSKMCQRQPDGTCPRSDCPCTAAEA; from the coding sequence ATGGGAACGTTGAACTTCCGTCTTGTCAGTGGAGCCGGAGAATCATTGGTGGTTCGCGACTATCAGGGTCACGAATCAATCTCTGATTCATTTGATGCACAGGGAAATCCGGTCTACGGCTTTCGTTACCAAATCGAACTGGCCAGCCGCGATTCAGGCATCAGTGCCGAGCAGCTGGTCGATACCGCAGCCGTGCTGGAGGTCATTCGCAATGACGAAGTGGTGCAGCAGGTTCACGGCATTGTGCGCAGCTTCAGCCGGGGCGATACCGGACATCATCATACCTATTATTCCCTGACACTGGTGCCTTCTCTCGAACGGCTTTCCCTGCGCCACAACAGCCGGATTTTCCAGCAGAAAACTGTCCCTGAGATTCTGGCAATCCTCCTCTCTGAAATGAACATCTCCGACTACGCCTTCTCCGTAAAACGGGAATGTGCGCCACGGGAGTTCTGCGTTCAGTACCGGGAAACCGATTTAGAATTCTTCCACCGTCTGGCGGCAGAAGAAGGCCTGATGTACACCTTCAGTCATGAAGCCGAAAAACACACCTTAATCGTCACCGATAACAGCGCCGGGTTTACCCAGTTGAATGGCACCGTGCCGTATAATGTGTTGTCCGGCGGCGTGGCCGACACACCGTATGTTTCCGGGATAAGTGAAGAGAAACAGTCTGAGGTAACAGAAGTTGCCTTTGGTGAATACAGCTTTAAAAAGCCAACCTACAGTTTTAAACAGTCGGCGCTCGGCAGTGAAATGGACTATCAGTTGCCAAACTACCAACACTATGATGCGCCGGGACGTTATAAAGACGATGCCAGCGGCAAAGCTTTCAGCCAGATCCGGCTGGAATATTTGCGCCGGGCCAGTCATACCGCTTCAGGTAAAAGTAATCAGGCCAAACTTCAGGCCGGTGTGGTGTTCACACTGGCGGACCACCTTGATACGGCGATGAACCGCAGCTGGCTGATTGTTGGTATCGACCATCAGGGTAGCCAGCCACAGGCACTGGAAGAGTCCGGTGGCAGCGGCGCAACCACTTACAGCAATCAGTTTGTTGCCATTCCGGGGGAAAATCTGTGGCGGATGCAGCCGCAGCCTAAACCGCAGGTCGATGGCCCGATGGTGGCGACCGTGGTCGGCCCGGAAGGTGAAGAAATCTACTGTGACGAACATGGCCGGGTGAAAGTCTCTTTCCCGTGGGACCGCTACAGCAATGAAGACGAAAACAGCTCCTGCTGGGTACGGGTTGTGCAGGGCTGGGCCGGTGCGCAGTATGGCATGATGGCGATTCCCCGCATCGGCCACGAAGTGATTGTCACCTTCCTCAACGGTGACCCGGACCAGCCAATTATTACTGGGCGGACGTATCATGCGACGCACACACCGCCGTATACATTGCCGGACAACAAAACCAAAACCGTCATCCGGACTCAAACCCATCAGGGCACCGGTTTTAACGAACTGAGTTTTGAAGACCAGTCGGGCAGCGAGAAGATTTACCTGCATGGTCAGAAAGACTATGAAGCGCTGGTTGAAAACGACAGCACCACCCAGATTAAGCACGACCGTCACCTGACGGTTGAAAACGACCGCTACAGCCATGTGCAGATGAACGACCATCTGAGTATCGACGGCGAACAGCGCACCGGCATCACTCAGAACCTGACGCTGGAAACCGATGCCTCGCTGCATCAGAAAGTCGGTGAGAAGACCATCTTTGATTCCGGCAGTGAAGTGCATCTCAAAGCCGGTAATTCCGTGGTTCTGGATGCAGGCAATGAAATCACAGTCAAAGTCGGCGGCAGTTTTGTCAAAGTCGACGCCGGTGGCGTGCATGTGGTCAGTGGTGCGATTAACCTCAACTCCGGCGGCAGTGCCGGCAGCGGCTCCGGCTACGGCGGTCAGGTTGCGACGATGCCGAATGTTCTGACCGCGCTGACAGCGCCGGAGGAAGCGCAGGCGCTGGATATCAGTGCCAGCCAGACGCCAGCTTCGCCGGAAGTCTACACACTGGCTTCCCCGAAAAATATTCAGGCGGAAGCGTTTGAACGTGTTTCTATGCAAAACACACCGATGTCGAAAATGTGTCAGCGCCAGCCGGACGGGACTTGTCCACGGTCAGACTGCCCTTGCACAGCGGCGGAGGCGTAA
- a CDS encoding DUF4123 domain-containing protein: MRIFPELPDNSLEHWLVVDSVRVPDIEQLVYQHEKKVELHRLFAGTPFDHLMKQSPVAFRYTGVAEIERQLKEDFALRSSSVLFSCDASVSTESVIQHFQALLYVVVDESPILFRYYASPMWDDVATELSEEDRCTLLGPCQVMSWVDSQQNGHSLRQLPQAGAGSDSQLPYHLKSPVFKALVEQRYG; encoded by the coding sequence ATGAGAATATTTCCAGAATTACCGGACAATTCACTGGAGCATTGGCTGGTTGTGGACTCTGTCCGTGTTCCGGACATTGAACAGCTTGTCTATCAGCATGAGAAAAAAGTTGAGCTGCACCGCCTGTTTGCCGGTACGCCGTTTGACCATTTAATGAAGCAGAGCCCGGTTGCTTTCCGTTACACCGGAGTTGCAGAGATAGAGCGGCAACTGAAGGAAGACTTTGCTCTGCGTAGCAGTAGTGTGCTGTTTTCCTGTGATGCTTCTGTCTCAACTGAATCTGTGATTCAGCACTTTCAGGCATTACTTTATGTCGTCGTCGATGAGTCACCCATTCTGTTTCGTTACTACGCCAGCCCGATGTGGGATGATGTTGCCACCGAATTATCAGAAGAAGATCGATGCACTCTGCTTGGCCCGTGTCAGGTGATGAGTTGGGTCGATAGTCAACAGAATGGACATTCACTCAGACAACTGCCACAAGCCGGAGCCGGGAGTGATTCCCAGTTACCGTACCATTTAAAATCCCCCGTATTCAAAGCATTGGTAGAACAACGTTATGGCTAA
- a CDS encoding LysM peptidoglycan-binding domain-containing protein — protein sequence MANTTDTPRIYKIKPDDCLSLLAERFGTSTEALKKLNSDLIDDIDLIYAGDEILLPGEDAETAIDNQPGSRDEIPKPPEKDACSGELCSSKDTPYTDILYVPSHPKTEKKTFYAITDEVKKAIQSEHQLLAESVVEDQTKTIQNLNRLGVLSRFYTSPHEMFLESEDDLNRYRFLFHARKTIRSGAAKKYHNGGENGFIMSLAEQEGIDTKKLLNRYVTLEKLKSYMILSVMATNTVGLSFLLTSQDMKDYFKESIQEAHQLEKAREKLKETLQDHLDDEIKKLDDVAELTAKNKKADDGSAYVYDKKLRYFTSGYEKEIASAVKMIIRERRIWGTEADLALDTHEQATEEVTRFWDREVKLANEFMDKCAAARDAGESEQYVTAGPYSYSNLPMAFTFAMYLNELNKHGYVVKEQCLTMAELEGTSTAHLGPETLEKDYKDWRKNKFFTDNGLPVKITEGKKLVEDLLNELGVNKEALHAKNMDGTRKVTEESMVKSLLSQGSAGQWAYYPCLALVKLVDATLSKWLADLDDLLGLDNGAQDKRMPAPDMFGDLLWLKKLAMARMEALRVLAESRAKKGKDSLRNFYLSGDKIPVSYLLLWEEKEYKPKEKKTGVFRKDTGKADLQVVECVLMSEGTLGWVRGPAWYLPADKEDEQKAKTHIKDITTKVALVSPAADSKTPENIKSVQANAFPTLAETMKAIRTLVKTGSANAFKASMFNGKFLLNPLNLAAEKKSEPPAFWSDSYHWEEGLGPDGKSSQYVVDASAQFMRLSSSAKTNLNLPLSEYNDLMVNTDTTLGGSINLSAELFRAQLTAKAWFPLKDVNADGKDKKHFEGQPLEIRYVARIDGKEQDKIYPGGEMFLKVSATIYGLAAASVSIAGNLCFGPATTKDGSLGVRGKAITVADYNAGEVTQVRAAPEQNLPQSEQSAGKKVADAVRKNSAAEAGITMDAFAGVEVGGELSGEVYWRPPVVDISGSATGDQMMRLGSLGVQAAVSYGVGFSAQFRITFHRGSLYVIAAAKLVCGPGASGKVAIALDALNVDRFIQCLLAVLNESGFKRIEAFGELDNEGRNEDFEELNRRLTLAVALGLTLGEALLLPAKALEFIRKDGLQEDYAPLIAKNILDKTKANRNQEWVSNLPPETLCNLLDCLSNQNEAGWFENKEEERIRQNQEVDKALAIVQILEWILPKKGASAADVEKKRQQFEKTMIRIGGNFESAQRPMIQWQRFTKSWMQLAQLINSCVQNARVQTAKENFEKYSDILCGNMRRYHYEAEDRSDELAHILDGEVSYLTIRVEKEGDKDQVVKDRQEITKRIDETTVEKGFFWNRTSYKPWQEQDWTL from the coding sequence ATGGCTAATACAACCGATACGCCTAGAATTTATAAAATAAAACCCGATGACTGTTTAAGTCTGCTTGCTGAACGCTTCGGCACATCAACAGAGGCGCTTAAAAAGCTGAATAGTGATCTGATTGATGATATCGATCTGATCTATGCCGGGGACGAAATTCTTCTGCCCGGAGAAGATGCGGAAACGGCGATTGATAACCAGCCCGGCAGCCGGGATGAGATTCCTAAACCGCCGGAAAAGGATGCCTGTTCCGGTGAACTCTGCTCGAGCAAAGACACACCGTATACCGATATTCTCTATGTTCCGTCGCATCCCAAGACTGAGAAAAAAACGTTTTACGCCATTACCGACGAAGTGAAAAAAGCGATTCAGTCTGAGCATCAGTTACTGGCAGAATCTGTTGTTGAAGATCAGACGAAGACGATTCAAAACCTCAATCGTCTTGGTGTTCTCTCCCGCTTTTATACCAGCCCGCATGAGATGTTCCTCGAATCAGAGGATGATCTGAACCGTTACCGCTTTTTATTCCATGCCAGAAAGACCATTCGTTCCGGCGCGGCTAAAAAGTATCACAACGGTGGTGAAAATGGTTTCATCATGAGTCTGGCCGAGCAGGAAGGGATCGATACTAAAAAACTGCTCAATCGCTATGTCACTTTGGAAAAACTCAAGTCCTATATGATACTTAGCGTCATGGCGACCAACACTGTCGGCCTGAGTTTCCTGCTCACCAGCCAAGATATGAAAGACTATTTTAAGGAATCCATTCAGGAAGCTCACCAGTTGGAGAAGGCCAGAGAGAAATTAAAGGAAACATTACAGGATCATCTGGACGACGAGATCAAAAAACTGGATGACGTCGCAGAACTCACGGCGAAAAATAAAAAAGCTGATGACGGCTCTGCCTATGTTTATGACAAGAAACTGCGTTACTTTACCAGTGGCTATGAAAAAGAGATTGCCAGTGCGGTGAAGATGATTATCCGCGAGCGGAGAATCTGGGGCACTGAGGCTGATCTGGCGCTTGATACACACGAACAGGCCACAGAGGAAGTGACACGTTTCTGGGACCGGGAAGTCAAACTCGCCAACGAGTTTATGGACAAATGTGCTGCGGCTCGTGATGCCGGTGAGTCGGAGCAGTATGTGACCGCCGGGCCGTATTCCTACAGTAATCTGCCGATGGCCTTTACATTTGCCATGTATCTGAATGAGCTGAACAAGCATGGTTATGTGGTGAAAGAGCAGTGCCTGACCATGGCAGAGCTGGAAGGTACATCAACAGCGCATCTGGGGCCGGAAACGCTGGAAAAAGATTACAAAGACTGGCGGAAAAACAAATTTTTCACGGACAATGGTCTGCCGGTCAAAATCACCGAAGGGAAGAAGCTGGTCGAAGATTTGCTGAATGAACTCGGTGTGAATAAAGAAGCGCTGCATGCCAAAAATATGGATGGCACCCGTAAGGTGACTGAAGAGAGCATGGTGAAATCACTGCTCAGTCAGGGCAGTGCCGGTCAGTGGGCATATTATCCGTGTCTGGCACTGGTCAAGCTGGTGGATGCGACGCTCTCTAAATGGCTGGCGGATTTAGACGACCTGCTGGGGCTCGATAACGGCGCTCAGGATAAACGGATGCCGGCACCGGATATGTTCGGTGACCTGCTGTGGCTGAAAAAACTGGCGATGGCGCGGATGGAAGCGCTGAGAGTACTCGCGGAGTCGCGAGCCAAAAAAGGCAAAGATTCGCTGAGAAACTTCTACCTGAGCGGCGATAAAATCCCAGTCAGCTATCTGCTGTTGTGGGAAGAGAAAGAATATAAACCGAAAGAGAAGAAAACCGGTGTTTTCCGTAAGGATACCGGTAAGGCCGACCTTCAGGTGGTGGAATGTGTGCTGATGTCGGAAGGCACATTGGGCTGGGTACGCGGCCCGGCCTGGTATCTGCCTGCCGATAAGGAAGATGAGCAGAAAGCAAAAACACATATCAAAGATATTACCACCAAGGTTGCGCTGGTCAGCCCGGCGGCAGACAGCAAAACGCCGGAGAATATCAAATCGGTGCAGGCCAATGCTTTCCCGACGCTGGCTGAAACGATGAAAGCGATCCGGACATTAGTCAAGACAGGTTCGGCGAATGCTTTTAAAGCAAGTATGTTTAATGGTAAGTTTCTGCTCAATCCTCTGAATCTGGCAGCGGAGAAAAAATCGGAGCCACCGGCCTTCTGGTCGGACAGTTATCACTGGGAAGAAGGGTTAGGGCCGGACGGCAAATCCTCTCAGTATGTGGTGGACGCTTCGGCGCAGTTTATGCGTCTGTCGTCGAGTGCGAAGACGAATCTGAACCTGCCGTTGAGCGAATACAACGACCTGATGGTCAATACGGATACGACGCTGGGTGGTTCAATCAATCTGAGTGCGGAACTCTTCCGGGCACAACTGACGGCGAAAGCGTGGTTCCCGCTGAAAGACGTCAATGCCGACGGGAAAGACAAAAAACACTTTGAAGGGCAACCGCTGGAGATTCGTTATGTTGCGCGGATCGATGGTAAGGAGCAGGATAAGATCTATCCGGGCGGCGAGATGTTCCTGAAGGTTTCCGCGACGATTTACGGCCTTGCTGCGGCGAGTGTCAGTATTGCCGGGAATCTGTGTTTCGGCCCGGCGACGACCAAAGATGGTTCGCTTGGTGTGCGGGGCAAGGCGATTACGGTTGCTGATTATAATGCCGGAGAGGTGACTCAGGTGCGGGCTGCACCAGAGCAGAATCTGCCGCAGTCGGAGCAGTCTGCCGGGAAAAAAGTGGCCGATGCGGTGAGAAAGAATTCAGCCGCAGAAGCAGGTATAACGATGGATGCCTTTGCCGGAGTTGAAGTCGGTGGTGAGCTGAGTGGCGAAGTCTACTGGCGCCCGCCGGTGGTTGATATTTCCGGCAGCGCCACCGGGGATCAAATGATGCGGCTGGGCAGTCTCGGTGTTCAGGCTGCGGTCAGTTATGGTGTCGGTTTCTCCGCCCAGTTCCGGATTACCTTCCACCGCGGCTCGCTGTATGTGATTGCTGCGGCGAAACTGGTCTGCGGCCCCGGCGCCTCGGGCAAGGTTGCCATTGCGCTGGATGCCCTGAACGTTGACCGCTTTATTCAGTGTTTGCTGGCCGTTCTGAACGAATCGGGCTTTAAGCGCATCGAAGCATTTGGTGAACTGGACAACGAAGGGCGGAACGAAGACTTTGAAGAACTCAACCGCCGCCTGACCCTCGCCGTTGCACTCGGCCTGACACTGGGTGAAGCACTGCTCCTGCCGGCCAAAGCCCTTGAATTTATCCGCAAGGATGGGTTGCAGGAAGATTATGCGCCGTTGATTGCCAAGAATATCTTGGATAAGACCAAAGCAAATCGTAATCAGGAGTGGGTTTCGAACCTGCCTCCGGAGACTTTGTGTAATTTGCTGGACTGCCTGAGTAACCAGAACGAGGCTGGCTGGTTCGAAAATAAAGAAGAGGAGCGGATCCGGCAGAATCAGGAAGTCGACAAAGCTCTGGCTATTGTGCAAATTCTTGAGTGGATTTTACCCAAAAAAGGTGCCAGTGCAGCCGATGTGGAGAAAAAACGCCAGCAGTTTGAGAAAACAATGATCCGTATCGGCGGGAATTTTGAAAGCGCCCAGCGCCCGATGATTCAATGGCAACGTTTTACCAAGAGCTGGATGCAATTGGCTCAGTTGATAAACAGTTGCGTGCAGAATGCGAGAGTACAGACTGCAAAAGAAAATTTTGAGAAATATAGTGACATTTTATGTGGCAACATGAGACGTTATCACTATGAAGCCGAAGATCGCTCTGATGAGCTTGCGCATATTCTTGACGGTGAAGTCAGTTACCTGACCATTCGGGTCGAAAAAGAAGGCGATAAAGATCAGGTGGTTAAGGATCGGCAAGAGATTACGAAACGAATTGATGAGACCACGGTAGAGAAAGGCTTCTTCTGGAACAGAACATCCTACAAACCGTGGCAAGAACAGGACTGGACACTATAA
- a CDS encoding SEL1-like repeat protein — MKINKRLIYRTLFVLICIGVLSGAYLMMPSGFQSRQAEGPEVLTELLKMAEESQPFNPDPYISSTYRPGDPLYEPVLAIQRERWDIAQKLLQPLVDQGNADAMYWLAHISGGSIYAGKEIARLFQKSAELGNPYAALRLDVSSEDCSLYLRGYCDPKWGELGRKILQQRAEQGDVKAEYYLLKYDENSSEDVHKKLEKLVTENAKNHYYQPLMRMVVDYNDQSYLTYFEKSKELDVEEKKIISKIVMLMVNNNYSPAILNFVYFNQDLYKEKYLSEVARASIKINTNPFFCSHYYLEKEYSTRSKIITAAACSNIVDLMKDDENEDSLGTFKYLLKKNKLSPLTESEDIQVKNIASNMLSEMTPMIYIDEMNPRL; from the coding sequence ATGAAGATCAATAAACGACTGATTTACAGAACACTTTTTGTACTTATTTGTATCGGAGTCTTAAGCGGTGCTTATTTGATGATGCCTTCCGGCTTTCAGTCCCGGCAGGCGGAAGGACCAGAGGTATTAACTGAACTGCTGAAAATGGCGGAAGAAAGTCAGCCATTTAACCCGGATCCATATATTTCCAGCACCTATCGACCCGGAGATCCATTGTATGAGCCGGTGCTGGCAATCCAGCGTGAGCGCTGGGATATTGCACAAAAACTCCTACAACCTTTGGTAGATCAGGGCAATGCTGATGCGATGTACTGGCTGGCTCATATCTCTGGTGGCAGCATTTATGCGGGAAAAGAGATCGCAAGACTATTCCAGAAATCAGCAGAACTGGGCAACCCTTACGCTGCGTTGCGTCTGGATGTGAGCAGTGAAGACTGTAGCCTTTATCTTCGTGGCTATTGTGATCCTAAATGGGGAGAACTCGGGAGAAAAATTCTTCAACAGCGGGCTGAGCAAGGTGATGTAAAAGCTGAGTATTATTTATTGAAATACGATGAAAACAGTTCGGAAGATGTGCATAAAAAGTTAGAGAAACTAGTGACTGAAAATGCAAAAAATCATTATTATCAACCACTGATGAGAATGGTTGTTGATTATAACGATCAATCATACTTGACTTATTTTGAGAAGAGTAAAGAGTTGGACGTTGAAGAAAAAAAAATAATCTCTAAAATAGTCATGCTGATGGTAAATAATAATTATTCACCAGCCATATTGAATTTTGTTTATTTTAATCAGGATTTGTATAAAGAAAAATATCTTTCAGAAGTAGCAAGGGCTAGTATAAAAATAAATACAAATCCATTTTTTTGTTCTCATTACTATTTAGAGAAAGAATATAGTACAAGATCTAAAATAATAACTGCTGCGGCATGTTCAAATATAGTTGATCTTATGAAGGATGATGAGAATGAGGATAGTTTGGGGACCTTTAAATATTTACTCAAAAAAAATAAATTAAGTCCACTTACTGAGTCAGAAGACATTCAAGTAAAAAATATAGCAAGTAACATGCTTAGTGAAATGACACCGATGATTTATATCGATGAAATGAATCCAAGACTATAA